The bacterium genome includes a window with the following:
- the argS gene encoding arginine--tRNA ligase, producing the protein MTNQIIEKKTYHKDDAIWLKTTDYGDEKDRVIVRSSGKPTYLLTDIAYHLDKWRRLGEEDDTKLMIDIWGPDHHGHILPTKAGLQAAGVPPDKLDVLISGWVTLKRGGEIVSMSKRKGNIVTLDELLDEVGVDVARYMFLERSPEAHLDFDLDLAVQQSSENPAYYIQYAHARIASIFAVARDEGYGADKLEDGFLATVDLTPLFTEDDAGERQRELLRQIIFYPGVVAGAAA; encoded by the coding sequence TTGACAAACCAAATAATTGAAAAAAAGACATATCATAAAGATGATGCAATTTGGCTCAAAACCACCGACTACGGCGACGAGAAGGACCGCGTCATCGTCCGCTCCAGCGGAAAGCCGACCTACCTCCTCACCGACATCGCCTACCACCTGGACAAGTGGCGGCGTTTGGGTGAAGAAGACGACACCAAGTTGATGATTGATATCTGGGGGCCGGACCATCACGGCCACATCCTCCCCACCAAGGCCGGCCTCCAGGCCGCCGGCGTCCCGCCGGACAAGCTGGATGTGCTCATCTCCGGCTGGGTGACGCTCAAGCGCGGCGGCGAAATCGTCTCCATGAGCAAGCGCAAGGGCAACATCGTCACCCTGGACGAGCTTCTGGACGAGGTCGGCGTGGACGTGGCGCGGTACATGTTCCTCGAACGCTCGCCCGAGGCGCACCTGGACTTCGACCTGGACCTGGCCGTCCAGCAGTCGTCGGAGAACCCGGCCTACTACATCCAGTACGCCCACGCGCGCATCGCGAGCATCTTCGCCGTGGCCCGGGATGAGGGGTACGGCGCTGATAAGCTGGAGGATGGTTTTCTGGCTACAGTTGACCTGACGCCCCTCTTCACCGAGGACGACGCGGGAGAGCGCCAGCGCGAGCTCCTGCGGCAGATTATCTTCTACCCCGGCGTCGTCGCGGGCGCCGCGGCGA